In Candidatus Saccharibacteria bacterium oral taxon 488, one DNA window encodes the following:
- a CDS encoding slipin family protein, with product MEIVAVILVIVLMFVLSGIKVVNQYQRGVVLTLGKFTGVREPGLRVVVPIFQTMMMVDVRSTPIDVPKQEVITKDNVTVGVDAVVYFRVINAPKAVLETTNYIYATSQFAQAALRDVTGNVDMDDLLAKREEISQQIKEIVDAETDKWGIDVENVKIQNIELPGDMKRAMAKQAEAERERRANIINADGEKAAAETLAQAAEILAKTQGAINLRTLNTLERISTEPSQKTMMLFPIELIDAIRGGKK from the coding sequence ATGGAAATAGTAGCAGTAATTTTAGTCATCGTACTGATGTTTGTGCTGAGCGGTATAAAAGTGGTCAATCAATACCAGCGCGGCGTAGTGTTGACGCTTGGTAAATTTACTGGCGTACGCGAGCCGGGTCTAAGGGTGGTGGTGCCGATTTTTCAGACGATGATGATGGTTGACGTGCGCTCGACACCGATTGACGTGCCAAAACAAGAAGTCATCACCAAAGACAACGTAACTGTCGGCGTTGACGCGGTAGTTTATTTCCGAGTAATTAACGCCCCAAAAGCGGTACTGGAGACGACCAACTACATTTATGCCACCAGCCAATTTGCCCAGGCTGCCCTGCGCGACGTCACCGGTAACGTCGATATGGACGACCTGCTTGCCAAGCGCGAGGAGATTTCGCAGCAGATCAAGGAAATTGTCGATGCCGAGACTGATAAATGGGGTATCGATGTCGAGAATGTCAAGATTCAGAACATCGAACTTCCGGGTGATATGAAGCGGGCCATGGCCAAGCAAGCCGAAGCCGAGCGCGAACGCCGCGCCAACATCATCAACGCCGACGGCGAAAAAGCTGCCGCTGAAACGCTGGCGCAGGCGGCGGAGATCCTGGCAAAAACCCAGGGCGCGATTAACCTGCGTACGCTAAATACACTGGAGCGTATCTCCACCGAACCGTCGCAAAAGACAATGATGCTCTTCCCGATTGAACTGATCGACGCAATTCGCGGCGGTAAGAAATAA
- a CDS encoding site-specific DNA-methyltransferase: MSKQQQQIDLLNRALDFVRQGKEIPTDWAKVIFPSEKREYELSYYGKQTAEAILADVDPVPLQEVSNFNTPADYEGWQNKLIFGDNLQVLKRLIEDKKNDKLKNADGTDGVRLVYIDPPFSTRKDFKVSGEDQKAYQDKVAGAEFLEWLRRRLILLKEVMADDGSIYVHLDYRKGHYVKVLLDEVFGEKNLRNEIIWCYTGPGSPGMKQFNRKHDVIYWYSKSDKWHFNSTDVRVPYKDENQSLRKAFASDGSWSDEDIAKMRERGRIPDDWWEFSVAARKRVDGIERTAYPTEKPQPLLERIIKASSGEGDIILDCFAGSGTSLFVAEKLNRRWISCDVGKLSVYTQQKRLLGMSEKQASPFTLYSSGLYDFAKIRELPRDDWRLFALQLFNCIDDQHKIKGFAFDGKREGQSVWIYDFHSTDAKITTETIDDMHARIGDSVDGDVFIAELHKRKFTAINQPRNSEDVNDGIEAVGFDFIQLPDLEFEIAAGKLHIKQFEGKTRNRGQDETHGWDSFSMLMINYSYDGEVFDLDEVKYAKDFNEQAVDFASDKITDRAMLIFLDKFGNEVRAIISKEDIK, from the coding sequence GTGAGTAAACAGCAGCAACAAATCGACCTACTAAACCGTGCGCTCGATTTTGTCAGACAAGGTAAAGAGATCCCAACAGATTGGGCAAAAGTGATATTTCCTAGCGAGAAGCGCGAATACGAACTAAGTTATTATGGCAAGCAAACCGCTGAGGCGATATTAGCTGATGTAGACCCGGTACCCTTGCAAGAAGTAAGCAACTTTAATACACCTGCGGATTACGAAGGCTGGCAAAATAAACTTATTTTTGGCGATAATTTGCAAGTGCTAAAACGACTTATTGAAGATAAGAAAAATGACAAACTGAAAAACGCTGACGGTACAGATGGTGTGCGTCTCGTATATATCGACCCACCGTTTTCGACTCGCAAAGACTTCAAGGTGTCAGGTGAAGACCAGAAAGCATACCAAGACAAAGTTGCGGGCGCGGAGTTCCTGGAGTGGTTGCGTCGTCGATTGATTTTGCTCAAGGAAGTTATGGCGGACGACGGCTCAATTTATGTGCATTTAGACTATCGAAAAGGACATTATGTAAAAGTCTTGCTTGATGAAGTATTTGGTGAGAAAAATCTACGTAATGAAATTATATGGTGCTATACAGGACCCGGTTCCCCCGGTATGAAACAGTTTAATCGAAAGCATGATGTTATTTATTGGTATTCAAAGTCGGACAAATGGCATTTTAACAGTACTGATGTGCGTGTGCCATATAAAGATGAAAATCAATCTTTAAGGAAAGCATTTGCATCTGACGGTAGCTGGTCTGATGAAGATATTGCAAAAATGCGAGAGCGCGGTAGAATCCCTGACGATTGGTGGGAGTTTTCGGTTGCAGCGAGAAAACGAGTTGACGGTATAGAGCGAACGGCTTATCCGACAGAAAAACCACAGCCGCTGCTTGAGCGTATAATCAAGGCAAGTTCTGGCGAGGGCGACATTATTCTTGATTGCTTTGCTGGGTCTGGAACGAGTCTGTTTGTCGCCGAGAAGCTCAATCGACGTTGGATTTCTTGTGATGTCGGTAAACTCTCAGTATATACGCAGCAAAAACGTCTACTGGGAATGTCTGAGAAACAAGCAAGTCCGTTTACTCTTTACAGCTCTGGCTTGTACGATTTTGCAAAAATACGCGAATTACCGCGTGATGACTGGCGACTATTCGCCTTGCAACTTTTTAATTGTATTGACGATCAGCACAAAATCAAAGGCTTTGCATTTGACGGCAAGCGAGAAGGTCAGAGTGTATGGATTTATGATTTTCACTCTACCGACGCGAAAATCACAACCGAAACGATTGACGATATGCATGCGCGGATTGGCGACAGTGTGGACGGTGATGTGTTTATTGCCGAGCTACATAAGCGCAAGTTTACCGCCATTAACCAGCCGCGCAATAGTGAAGATGTAAACGACGGTATTGAGGCGGTGGGCTTTGACTTTATACAGCTACCAGACCTAGAATTTGAGATAGCGGCTGGCAAGCTGCATATCAAGCAGTTTGAAGGCAAGACGCGCAATCGAGGACAAGACGAAACGCACGGTTGGGATAGTTTTTCTATGCTGATGATTAACTATAGCTATGATGGTGAGGTGTTTGACCTTGACGAAGTGAAGTATGCGAAAGATTTTAACGAGCAAGCGGTTGATTTTGCTAGCGATAAAATCACTGATAGAGCTATGCTGATATTTCTTGATAAGTTCGGCAACGAAGTTCGCGCTATTATTAGCAAAGAGGACATAAAATGA
- a CDS encoding D-alanine--D-alanine ligase, whose amino-acid sequence MDRLRVLLIFGGESSEHEVSINSATNVLAALDAARYDINLCYIDRAGEWRLVETIEARNQPSPHLTPQLGQRSLLIDGVDPLPIDLIIPVLHGKNGEDGSVQGLAQLLHIPYVGPSLLSAAVTMDKDMTKRLALGAHVPVVPWRTLANDAPRPTFAEIADELGAPVFIKPSRAGSSVGVSKVHSAEAFTAALDEAFRHDDTVLIEQAITAREIELAVLGRGTSARVSMPGEILPGEEFYSYEDKYSTSSTSRVVIPAEVDESVATELQRLALAAYRATGGRGMARVDFFLDPTGQIFLNEINSIPGFTNISMYPKLWEASGLSPRALIDELIEEALASRSIRGV is encoded by the coding sequence ATGGATAGATTACGCGTTCTCCTCATATTTGGCGGCGAGTCGTCCGAGCACGAGGTCTCGATCAATTCCGCTACTAATGTACTAGCGGCACTGGACGCAGCACGCTACGACATAAACCTATGCTACATCGACCGTGCTGGTGAGTGGCGGCTCGTCGAGACGATCGAGGCACGCAACCAACCGAGCCCACACTTAACGCCACAACTCGGCCAGCGGTCGCTGCTCATCGACGGCGTTGACCCGCTGCCGATTGACCTGATAATTCCGGTGCTTCACGGCAAAAATGGTGAGGACGGTAGCGTACAGGGCCTGGCGCAGCTACTTCATATTCCCTATGTCGGCCCGAGTCTCCTTTCGGCGGCTGTCACCATGGACAAAGACATGACCAAGCGGCTGGCGCTCGGCGCTCACGTTCCGGTTGTACCGTGGCGAACGCTAGCGAATGATGCGCCGCGACCGACCTTTGCCGAGATAGCTGATGAGCTTGGTGCGCCTGTTTTCATCAAGCCATCCCGCGCCGGCTCGTCCGTCGGTGTCAGCAAAGTCCACTCGGCCGAAGCATTCACCGCCGCGCTTGATGAAGCCTTTCGCCACGACGACACCGTATTGATAGAACAAGCGATCACCGCCCGCGAGATTGAGCTGGCCGTCCTCGGCCGCGGTACGTCCGCCCGCGTCAGTATGCCTGGTGAGATTCTTCCTGGCGAAGAGTTTTATAGCTACGAGGATAAGTACAGCACCTCCAGCACTTCGCGCGTCGTTATCCCCGCGGAGGTTGACGAGTCGGTGGCGACAGAACTACAGCGCCTTGCACTGGCCGCCTACCGCGCGACTGGTGGACGCGGCATGGCGCGAGTTGACTTTTTCCTTGACCCAACGGGCCAGATTTTTCTCAACGAAATTAACAGCATCCCCGGCTTCACCAACATCAGCATGTATCCAAAACTATGGGAGGCTTCAGGCCTCAGTCCACGGGCGCTGATTGATGAGCTGATCGAGGAGGCGCTTGCCAGCCGCTCTATACGTGGCGTATAA